One Mycolicibacterium parafortuitum DNA segment encodes these proteins:
- a CDS encoding NAD(P)/FAD-dependent oxidoreductase, which produces MLPKAPVNGHVSHWFDGLPISRAPLPGSRDADVCIVGAGYTGLWTAYYLKRADPSLRIVVLEARFAGYGASGRNGGWLSGLVPAERDRMARRHGRDGVVAWQRALNDAVDEVIAVAADEGIDAGIVKGGTLEIARNPAQARRLAAAAEEERRWGVDGIAELTGDEAAQRINLDGVVAGFHNPHCARIQPAQLARGLADAVERLGVVIYERTPVTEIAAGGATTPWGVVSAPVVLRATEGFTTRLPGLKRRWLPMNSSMIATEPVPENLWDSIGWHGRETLGDTAHGFFYAQRTVDDRIAIGGRSVPYRFGSRLDRDGRVPDATIKRLGATLHSILPQVASVPIAHAWCGVLAVPRDWAATVDFDRADGLGWAGGYVGHGVTATNLAGRTLTDLVLGRDTELTRLPWVGHESRDWEPEPLRWIGVRGLYLAYKAADWHEARGTKRTSPFAVAADRIAGR; this is translated from the coding sequence GTGCTTCCCAAAGCGCCGGTCAACGGTCACGTGTCCCACTGGTTCGACGGGCTGCCGATCAGCCGCGCGCCGCTGCCGGGCAGCCGCGACGCGGACGTGTGCATCGTCGGCGCCGGCTACACCGGGTTGTGGACCGCGTATTACCTCAAACGCGCCGACCCGTCGCTGCGCATCGTCGTGCTGGAGGCGCGGTTCGCCGGCTACGGCGCCTCGGGTCGCAACGGCGGCTGGCTGTCGGGACTGGTCCCCGCCGAGCGCGACCGGATGGCGCGCAGACACGGCCGTGACGGGGTGGTCGCGTGGCAGCGCGCCCTCAACGACGCCGTCGACGAGGTGATCGCGGTCGCGGCCGACGAAGGCATCGACGCGGGAATCGTCAAGGGCGGCACCCTGGAGATCGCCCGCAACCCCGCGCAGGCCCGTCGGCTGGCCGCCGCCGCCGAGGAGGAACGTCGCTGGGGCGTCGACGGCATCGCAGAACTCACCGGAGACGAAGCGGCACAACGGATCAACCTCGACGGTGTGGTCGCGGGTTTCCACAACCCGCACTGCGCCCGGATCCAGCCCGCCCAGCTGGCCCGCGGGCTCGCCGACGCGGTCGAGCGACTCGGTGTGGTGATCTACGAGCGGACCCCGGTCACCGAGATCGCCGCGGGCGGTGCCACCACCCCGTGGGGTGTCGTCAGTGCGCCGGTCGTACTGCGCGCCACCGAGGGATTCACCACCCGGCTGCCCGGGCTGAAACGCCGGTGGCTGCCGATGAACAGCTCGATGATCGCGACCGAGCCTGTGCCCGAGAACCTTTGGGACAGCATCGGGTGGCACGGCAGGGAAACCCTGGGCGACACCGCGCACGGTTTCTTCTACGCCCAGCGCACCGTCGACGACCGGATCGCGATCGGCGGGCGCAGTGTGCCGTACCGGTTCGGGTCCCGGCTGGACCGGGACGGCCGGGTGCCCGACGCGACGATCAAGCGGCTCGGCGCGACGTTGCATTCGATCCTGCCGCAGGTCGCGTCGGTCCCGATCGCCCACGCATGGTGCGGGGTGCTCGCGGTGCCGCGCGACTGGGCCGCGACCGTCGACTTCGACCGGGCCGACGGGCTCGGCTGGGCCGGCGGCTACGTCGGCCACGGCGTCACCGCGACCAACCTCGCCGGCCGGACGCTGACCGACCTGGTGCTCGGCCGCGACACCGAGTTGACCCGGCTGCCGTGGGTCGGGCACGAATCCAGGGACTGGGAGC